A window from Macaca fascicularis isolate 582-1 chromosome 20, T2T-MFA8v1.1 encodes these proteins:
- the TSC2 gene encoding tuberin isoform X16 — protein MCRPEACETPSWESSLLNLISYRAQSIHPAKDGWIQNLQALMERFFRSESRGAVRIKVLDVLSFVLLINRQFYEEELINSVVISQLSHIPEDKDHQVRKLATQLLVDLAEGCHTHHFNSLLDIIEKVMARSLSPPPELEERDVAAYSASLEDVKTAVLGLLVILQTKLYTLPASHATRVYEMLVSHIQLHYKHSYTLPIASSIRLQAFDFLLLLRADSLHRLGLPNKDGVVRFSPYCVCDYMEPERGSEKKASGPLSPPTGPPGPAPAGPAVRLGSLPYSLLFRVLLQCLKQESDWKVLKLVLGRLPESLRYKVLIFTSPCSVDQLCSALCSMLSGPKTLERLRGAPEGFSRTDLHLAVVPVLTALISYHNYLDKTKQREMVYCLEQGLIHRCASQCVVALSICSVEMPDIMIKALPVLVVKLTHISATASMAVPLLEFLSTLARLPQLYRNFAAEQYASVFAISLPYTNPSKFNQYIVCLAHHVIAMWFIRCRLPFRKDFVPFITKGLRSNVLLSFDDTPEKDSFRARSTSLNERPKSLRIARPPKQGLNNSPPVKEFKESSAAEAFRCRSISVSEHVVRSRIQTSLTSASLGSADENSVAQADDSLKSLHLELTETCLDMMARYVFSNFTAVPKRSPVGEFLLAGGRTKTWLVGNKLVTVTTSVGTGTRSLLGLDSGELQSGPESSSSPGMNVRQTKEAPAKLESQAGQQVSRGARDRVRSMSGGHGLRVGALDVPASQFPGSAASPGPQTAPAAKPEKASAGARLPVQEKTNLAAYVPLLTQGWAEILVRRPTGNTSWLMSLENPLSPFSSDINNMPLQELSNALMAAERFKEHRDTALYKSLSVPAASTAKPPPLPRSNTVASFSSLYQSSCQGQLHRSVSWADSAVVMEEGSPGEVPVPVEPPGLEDFEAALGVDRRTDAYSRSSSTSSQEEKSFHAEELVAGGIPIERAVSSEGGRPSVDLSFQPSQPLSKSSSSPELQTLQDILGDPGDKADVGRLSPEVKARSQSGILDGESAAWPASGEDSRGQPEGPLPSSSPRSPSGLRPRGYTISDSAPSRRGRRVERDAFKSRATASNAEKVPGINPSFVFLQLYHSPFFGDESNKPILLPNESQSFERSVQLLDQIPSYDTHKIAVLYVGEGQSNSELAILSNEHGSYRYTEFLTGLGRLIELKDCQPDKVYLGGLDVCGEDGQFTYCWHDDIMQAVFHIATLMPTKDVDKHRCDKKRHLGNDFVSIVYNDSGEDFKLGTIKGQFNFVHVIITPLDYECNLVSLQCRKDMEGLVDTSVAKIVSDRNLPFVARQMALHANMASQVHHSRSNPTDIYPSKWIARLRHIKRLRQRICEEAAYSNPSLPLVHPPSHTKGPAQTPAEPTPGYEMGQRKRLISSVEDFTEFV, from the exons ATGTGCAGACCAGAGGCCTGTGAGACCCCTTCCTGG GAGTCCTCCCTCCTGAACCTGATCTCCTACAGAGCGCAGTCCATTCACCCGGCCAAGGACGGCTGGATTCAGAACCTGCAGGCGCTGATGGAGAGATTCTTCAG GAGCGAGTCCCGAGGCGCCGTGCGCATCAAGGTGCTGGATGTGCTGTCCTTTGTGCTGCTCATCAACAGGCAGTTCTACGAG GAGGAGCTGATTAACTCAGTGGTCATCTCTCAGCTCTCCCACATCCCCGAGGATAAAGACCATCAGGTCCGAAAGCTGGCCACCCAGTTGCTGGTGGACCTGGCAGAGGGCTGCCACACACACCACTTCAACAGTCTGCTGGACATCATCGAGAAG GTGATGGCCcgctccctctccccacccccggAGTTGGAAGAAAGGGATGTGGCCGCGTACTCGGCGTCCTTGGAGGATGTGAAGACAGCTGTCCTGGGGCTTCTGGTCATCCTTCAG ACTAAGCTGTACACCCTGCCTGCGAGCCATGCCACGCGCGTTTATGAGATGCTGGTCAGCCACATTCAGCTCCACTACAAGCACAGCTACACCCTGCCAATCGCCAGCAGCATCCGGCTGCAG GCCTTTGACTTCCTGTTGCTGCTGCGGGCCGACTCACTGCACCGCCTCGGCCTGCCCAACAAGGATGGGGTCGTGCGGTTCAGCCCCTACTGCGTCTGCGACTACAT GGAGCCGGAGAGAGGCTCTGAGAAGAAGGCCAGCGGCCCCCTTTCTCCTCCCACAGGGCCACCTGGCCCGGCGCCTGCAGGCCCGGCTGTGCGGCTGGGCTCCCTGCCCTACTCCCTGCTCTTCCGCGTCCTGCTGCAGTGCTTGAAGCAG GAGTCTGACTGGAAGGTGCTGAAGCTGGTTCTGGGCAGGCTGCCTGAGTCCCTGCGCTACAAAGTACTCATCTTTACCTCCCCTTGCAGTGTGGACCAGCTGTGCTCTGCTCTCTGCTCCATG CTTTCAGGCCCAAAGACACTGGAGCGGCTCCGAGGAGCCCCGGAAGGCTTCTCCAGAACTGACCTGCACCTGGCTGTGGTTCCAGTGCTGACGGCATTAATCTCTTACCATAACTACCTGGACAAAACCAAACAG CGCGAGATGGTCTACTGCCTGGAGCAGGGCCTCATCCACCGCTGTGCCAGCCAGTGCGTCGTAGCCTTGTCCATCTGCAGCGTGGAGATGCCTGACATCATGATCAAGGCGCTGCCCGTCCTGGTGGTGAAGCTCACACACATCTCGGCCACAGCCAGCATGGCCGTCCCGCTGCTGGAGTTCCTGTCCA CTCTGGCCAGGCTGCCGCAGCTCTACAGGAACTTCGCCGCGGAGCAGTATGCCAGTGTGTTCGCCATCTCGCTGCCGTACACCAACCCCTCCAA GTTTAATCAGTACATCGTGTGTCTGGCCCATCACGTCATAGCCATGTGGTTTATCAGGTGCCGCCTGCCCTTCCGGAAGGATTTTGTCCCTTTCATCACTAAG GGCCTGCGGTCCAATGTCCTCTTGTCTTTTGATGACACCCCCGAGAAGGACAGCTTCAGGGCCCGGAGTACTAGTCTCAACGAGAGGCCCAAGAG TCTGAGGATAGCCAGACCCCCCAAACAAGGCTTGAATAACTCTCCACCCGTGAAAGAATTCAAGGAGAGCTCTGCAGCCGAGGCCTTCCGGTGCCGCAGCATCAGTGTGTCTGAACATGTGGTCCGCAG CAGGATACAGACGTCCCTCACCAGTGCCAGCCTGGGGTCTGCAGACGAGAACTCCGTGGCCCAGGCTGACGATAGCCTGAAAAGCCTCCATCTGGAGCTCACGGAAACCTGTCTGGACATGATGGCCCGATACGTCTTCTCCAACTTCACGGCTGTCCCGAAGAG GTCTCCTGTGGGCGAGTTCCTCCTGGCGGGTGGCAGGACCAAAACCTGGCTGGTTGGGAACAAGCTTGTCACTGTGACGACGAGTGTGGGAACCGGGACCCGGTCGTTACTAGGCCTGGACTCGGGGGAGCTGCAGTCCGGCCCGGAGTCGAG CTCCAGCCCCGGCATGAATGTGAGACAGACGAAGGAGGCGCCAGCCAAGCTGGAGTCCCAGGCTGGGCAGCAGGTGTCCCGTGGGGCCCGGGACCGGGTCCGTTCTATGTCAG GGGGCCATGGTCTTCGAGTTGGCGCCCTGGATGTGCCGGCCTCCCAGTTCCCGGGCAGTGCCGCTTCTCCAGGACCACAGACTGCACCAGCCGCGAAGCCTGAGAAGGCCTCGGCCGGCGCCCGGCTTCCTGTGCAGGAGAAGACGAACCTGGCCGCCTACGTGCCCCTGCTGACCCAGGGCTGGGCGGAGATCCTGGTCCGGAGGCCCACAG GGAACACCAGCTGGCTGATGAGCCTGGAGAACCCGCTCAGCCCTTTCTCCTCGGACATCAACAACATGCCCCTGCAGGAGCTGTCCAACGCCCTCATGGCAGCTGAGCGCTTCAAGGAGCACCGGGACACAGCCCTGTACAAGTCGCTGTCGGTGCCAGCAGCCAGCACGGCCAAACCCCCTCCTCTGCCTCGCTCCAACACAG TggcctctttctcctccctgtaCCAGTCCAGCTGCCAAGGACAGCTGCACAGGAGCGTTTCCTGGGCAG ACTCCGCCGTGGTCATGGAGGAGGGAAGTCCTGGCGAGGTTCCTGTGCCAGTGGAGCCCCCAGGATTGGAGGACTTTGAGGCAGCGCTAGGCGTGGACAGGCGCACAGACGCCTACAGCAGG TCGTCCTCAACCTCCAGCCAGGAGGAGAAGTCATTCCACGCAGAGGAGCTGGTGGCCGGGGGAATCCCCATTGAACGAGCCGTCTCCTCGGAGGGTGGCCGGCCCTCTGTGGACCTCTCCTTCCAGCCCTCACAGCCCCTGAGCAAGTCTAGCTCCTCTCCTGAGCTGCAGACCCTGCAGGACATCCTCGGGGACCCTGGGGACAAGGCTGACGTGGGCCGGCTGAGCCCTGAGGTTAAGGCCCGTTCACAGTCAGGGATCCTGGACGGGGAAAGTGCTGCCTGGCCAGCCTCGGGCGAAGACAGTCGGGGCCAGCCCGAGGGTCCCTTGCCTTCCAGCTCCCCCCGCTCACCCAGTGGCCTCCGGCCCCGCGGTTACACCATCTCCGACTCGGCCCCATCACGCAGGGGCAGGAGGGTAGAAAGGGATGCCTTTAAGAGCAGAGCCACAGCTTCCAATGCAGAGAAAGTGCCAGGCATCAACCCCAG TTTCGTGTTCCTGCAGCTCTACCATTCGCCTTTCTTTGGCGACGAGTCAAACAAGCCAATCCTGCTGCCCAATGAG TCACAGTCCTTTGAGCGGTCGGTGCAGCTCCTTGACCAGATCCCATCATACGACACCCACAAGATCGCCGTCCTGTATGTGGGAGAAGGCCAG AGCAACAGTGAGCTCGCCATCCTGTCCAATGAGCATGGCTCCTACAGGTACACGGAGTTCCTGACGGGCCTGGGCCGGCTCATCGAGCTCAAGGACTGCCAGCCAGACAAGGTGTACCTGGGCGGCCTGGACGTGTGTGGTGAGGACGGCCAGTTCACCTACTGCTGGCACGACGACATCATGCAAG CCGTCTTCCACATCGCCACCCTGATGCCCACCAAGGACGTGGACAAGCATCGTTGCGACAAGAAGCGCCACCTGGGCAACGATTTCGTGTCCATTGTCTACAATGACTCTGGCGAGGACTTCAAGCTCGGCACCATCAAG GGCCAGTTCAACTTTGTCCACGTGATCATCACCCCGCTGGACTATGAGTGCAACCTGGTGTCCCTGCAGTGCAGGAAAG ACATGGAGGGCCTTGTGGACACCAGCGTGGCCAAGATCGTGTCTGACCGCAACCTGCCTTTTGTGGCCCGTCAGATGGCCCTGCATGCAAAC ATGGCCTCACAGGTGCACCACAGCCGCTCCAACCCCACCGACATCTACCCCTCCAAGTGGATTGCCCGGCTCCGCCACATCAAGAGACTCCGCCAGCGG ATCTGCGAGGAAGCCGCCTACTCCAACCCCAGCCTGCCTCTGGTGCACCCCCCATCCCATACCAAAGGGCCTGCACAGACTCCAGCCGAGCCCACGCCTGGCTACGAGATGGGCCAGCGGAAGCGCCTCATCTCCTCTGTGGAGGACTTCACCGAGTTCGTGTGA
- the TSC2 gene encoding tuberin isoform X15, protein MLQTLDSPELRTIVHDLLTTVEELCDQNEFHGSQERYFELVERCADQRPESSLLNLISYRAQSIHPAKDGWIQNLQALMERFFRSESRGAVRIKVLDVLSFVLLINRQFYEEELINSVVISQLSHIPEDKDHQVRKLATQLLVDLAEGCHTHHFNSLLDIIEKVMARSLSPPPELEERDVAAYSASLEDVKTAVLGLLVILQTKLYTLPASHATRVYEMLVSHIQLHYKHSYTLPIASSIRLQAFDFLLLLRADSLHRLGLPNKDGVVRFSPYCVCDYMEPERGSEKKASGPLSPPTGPPGPAPAGPAVRLGSLPYSLLFRVLLQCLKQESDWKVLKLVLGRLPESLRYKVLIFTSPCSVDQLCSALCSMLSGPKTLERLRGAPEGFSRTDLHLAVVPVLTALISYHNYLDKTKQREMVYCLEQGLIHRCASQCVVALSICSVEMPDIMIKALPVLVVKLTHISATASMAVPLLEFLSTLARLPQLYRNFAAEQYASVFAISLPYTNPSKFNQYIVCLAHHVIAMWFIRCRLPFRKDFVPFITKGLRSNVLLSFDDTPEKDSFRARSTSLNERPKSLRIARPPKQGLNNSPPVKEFKESSAAEAFRCRSISVSEHVVRSRIQTSLTSASLGSADENSVAQADDSLKSLHLELTETCLDMMARYVFSNFTAVPKRSPVGEFLLAGGRTKTWLVGNKLVTVTTSVGTGTRSLLGLDSGELQSGPESSSSPGMNVRQTKEAPAKLESQAGQQVSRGARDRVRSMSGGHGLRVGALDVPASQFPGSAASPGPQTAPAAKPEKASAGARLPVQEKTNLAAYVPLLTQGWAEILVRRPTGNTSWLMSLENPLSPFSSDINNMPLQELSNALMAAERFKEHRDTALYKSLSVPAASTAKPPPLPRSNTVASFSSLYQSSCQGQLHRSVSWADSAVVMEEGSPGEVPVPVEPPGLEDFEAALGVDRRTDAYSRSSSTSSQEEKSFHAEELVAGGIPIERAVSSEGGRPSVDLSFQPSQPLSKSSSSPELQTLQDILGDPGDKADVGRLSPEVKARSQSGILDGESAAWPASGEDSRGQPEGPLPSSSPRSPSGLRPRGYTISDSAPSRRGRRVERDAFKSRATASNAEKVPGINPSFVFLQLYHSPFFGDESNKPILLPNESQSFERSVQLLDQIPSYDTHKIAVLYVGEGQSNSELAILSNEHGSYRYTEFLTGLGRLIELKDCQPDKVYLGGLDVCGEDGQFTYCWHDDIMQAVFHIATLMPTKDVDKHRCDKKRHLGNDFVSIVYNDSGEDFKLGTIKGQFNFVHVIITPLDYECNLVSLQCRKDMEGLVDTSVAKIVSDRNLPFVARQMALHANMASQVHHSRSNPTDIYPSKWIARLRHIKRLRQRICEEAAYSNPSLPLVHPPSHTKGPAQTPAEPTPGYEMGQRKRLISSVEDFTEFV, encoded by the exons ATGCTGCAGACCTTGGACAGCCCGGAGCTCAGGACCATCGTCCATGACCTGCTGACCACGGTGGAGGAGCTGTGTGACCAGAATGAGTTCCACGGGTCTCAGGAGAGATACTTTGAACTGGTGGAGAGATGTGCAGACCAGAGGCCT GAGTCCTCCCTCCTGAACCTGATCTCCTACAGAGCGCAGTCCATTCACCCGGCCAAGGACGGCTGGATTCAGAACCTGCAGGCGCTGATGGAGAGATTCTTCAG GAGCGAGTCCCGAGGCGCCGTGCGCATCAAGGTGCTGGATGTGCTGTCCTTTGTGCTGCTCATCAACAGGCAGTTCTACGAG GAGGAGCTGATTAACTCAGTGGTCATCTCTCAGCTCTCCCACATCCCCGAGGATAAAGACCATCAGGTCCGAAAGCTGGCCACCCAGTTGCTGGTGGACCTGGCAGAGGGCTGCCACACACACCACTTCAACAGTCTGCTGGACATCATCGAGAAG GTGATGGCCcgctccctctccccacccccggAGTTGGAAGAAAGGGATGTGGCCGCGTACTCGGCGTCCTTGGAGGATGTGAAGACAGCTGTCCTGGGGCTTCTGGTCATCCTTCAG ACTAAGCTGTACACCCTGCCTGCGAGCCATGCCACGCGCGTTTATGAGATGCTGGTCAGCCACATTCAGCTCCACTACAAGCACAGCTACACCCTGCCAATCGCCAGCAGCATCCGGCTGCAG GCCTTTGACTTCCTGTTGCTGCTGCGGGCCGACTCACTGCACCGCCTCGGCCTGCCCAACAAGGATGGGGTCGTGCGGTTCAGCCCCTACTGCGTCTGCGACTACAT GGAGCCGGAGAGAGGCTCTGAGAAGAAGGCCAGCGGCCCCCTTTCTCCTCCCACAGGGCCACCTGGCCCGGCGCCTGCAGGCCCGGCTGTGCGGCTGGGCTCCCTGCCCTACTCCCTGCTCTTCCGCGTCCTGCTGCAGTGCTTGAAGCAG GAGTCTGACTGGAAGGTGCTGAAGCTGGTTCTGGGCAGGCTGCCTGAGTCCCTGCGCTACAAAGTACTCATCTTTACCTCCCCTTGCAGTGTGGACCAGCTGTGCTCTGCTCTCTGCTCCATG CTTTCAGGCCCAAAGACACTGGAGCGGCTCCGAGGAGCCCCGGAAGGCTTCTCCAGAACTGACCTGCACCTGGCTGTGGTTCCAGTGCTGACGGCATTAATCTCTTACCATAACTACCTGGACAAAACCAAACAG CGCGAGATGGTCTACTGCCTGGAGCAGGGCCTCATCCACCGCTGTGCCAGCCAGTGCGTCGTAGCCTTGTCCATCTGCAGCGTGGAGATGCCTGACATCATGATCAAGGCGCTGCCCGTCCTGGTGGTGAAGCTCACACACATCTCGGCCACAGCCAGCATGGCCGTCCCGCTGCTGGAGTTCCTGTCCA CTCTGGCCAGGCTGCCGCAGCTCTACAGGAACTTCGCCGCGGAGCAGTATGCCAGTGTGTTCGCCATCTCGCTGCCGTACACCAACCCCTCCAA GTTTAATCAGTACATCGTGTGTCTGGCCCATCACGTCATAGCCATGTGGTTTATCAGGTGCCGCCTGCCCTTCCGGAAGGATTTTGTCCCTTTCATCACTAAG GGCCTGCGGTCCAATGTCCTCTTGTCTTTTGATGACACCCCCGAGAAGGACAGCTTCAGGGCCCGGAGTACTAGTCTCAACGAGAGGCCCAAGAG TCTGAGGATAGCCAGACCCCCCAAACAAGGCTTGAATAACTCTCCACCCGTGAAAGAATTCAAGGAGAGCTCTGCAGCCGAGGCCTTCCGGTGCCGCAGCATCAGTGTGTCTGAACATGTGGTCCGCAG CAGGATACAGACGTCCCTCACCAGTGCCAGCCTGGGGTCTGCAGACGAGAACTCCGTGGCCCAGGCTGACGATAGCCTGAAAAGCCTCCATCTGGAGCTCACGGAAACCTGTCTGGACATGATGGCCCGATACGTCTTCTCCAACTTCACGGCTGTCCCGAAGAG GTCTCCTGTGGGCGAGTTCCTCCTGGCGGGTGGCAGGACCAAAACCTGGCTGGTTGGGAACAAGCTTGTCACTGTGACGACGAGTGTGGGAACCGGGACCCGGTCGTTACTAGGCCTGGACTCGGGGGAGCTGCAGTCCGGCCCGGAGTCGAG CTCCAGCCCCGGCATGAATGTGAGACAGACGAAGGAGGCGCCAGCCAAGCTGGAGTCCCAGGCTGGGCAGCAGGTGTCCCGTGGGGCCCGGGACCGGGTCCGTTCTATGTCAG GGGGCCATGGTCTTCGAGTTGGCGCCCTGGATGTGCCGGCCTCCCAGTTCCCGGGCAGTGCCGCTTCTCCAGGACCACAGACTGCACCAGCCGCGAAGCCTGAGAAGGCCTCGGCCGGCGCCCGGCTTCCTGTGCAGGAGAAGACGAACCTGGCCGCCTACGTGCCCCTGCTGACCCAGGGCTGGGCGGAGATCCTGGTCCGGAGGCCCACAG GGAACACCAGCTGGCTGATGAGCCTGGAGAACCCGCTCAGCCCTTTCTCCTCGGACATCAACAACATGCCCCTGCAGGAGCTGTCCAACGCCCTCATGGCAGCTGAGCGCTTCAAGGAGCACCGGGACACAGCCCTGTACAAGTCGCTGTCGGTGCCAGCAGCCAGCACGGCCAAACCCCCTCCTCTGCCTCGCTCCAACACAG TggcctctttctcctccctgtaCCAGTCCAGCTGCCAAGGACAGCTGCACAGGAGCGTTTCCTGGGCAG ACTCCGCCGTGGTCATGGAGGAGGGAAGTCCTGGCGAGGTTCCTGTGCCAGTGGAGCCCCCAGGATTGGAGGACTTTGAGGCAGCGCTAGGCGTGGACAGGCGCACAGACGCCTACAGCAGG TCGTCCTCAACCTCCAGCCAGGAGGAGAAGTCATTCCACGCAGAGGAGCTGGTGGCCGGGGGAATCCCCATTGAACGAGCCGTCTCCTCGGAGGGTGGCCGGCCCTCTGTGGACCTCTCCTTCCAGCCCTCACAGCCCCTGAGCAAGTCTAGCTCCTCTCCTGAGCTGCAGACCCTGCAGGACATCCTCGGGGACCCTGGGGACAAGGCTGACGTGGGCCGGCTGAGCCCTGAGGTTAAGGCCCGTTCACAGTCAGGGATCCTGGACGGGGAAAGTGCTGCCTGGCCAGCCTCGGGCGAAGACAGTCGGGGCCAGCCCGAGGGTCCCTTGCCTTCCAGCTCCCCCCGCTCACCCAGTGGCCTCCGGCCCCGCGGTTACACCATCTCCGACTCGGCCCCATCACGCAGGGGCAGGAGGGTAGAAAGGGATGCCTTTAAGAGCAGAGCCACAGCTTCCAATGCAGAGAAAGTGCCAGGCATCAACCCCAG TTTCGTGTTCCTGCAGCTCTACCATTCGCCTTTCTTTGGCGACGAGTCAAACAAGCCAATCCTGCTGCCCAATGAG TCACAGTCCTTTGAGCGGTCGGTGCAGCTCCTTGACCAGATCCCATCATACGACACCCACAAGATCGCCGTCCTGTATGTGGGAGAAGGCCAG AGCAACAGTGAGCTCGCCATCCTGTCCAATGAGCATGGCTCCTACAGGTACACGGAGTTCCTGACGGGCCTGGGCCGGCTCATCGAGCTCAAGGACTGCCAGCCAGACAAGGTGTACCTGGGCGGCCTGGACGTGTGTGGTGAGGACGGCCAGTTCACCTACTGCTGGCACGACGACATCATGCAAG CCGTCTTCCACATCGCCACCCTGATGCCCACCAAGGACGTGGACAAGCATCGTTGCGACAAGAAGCGCCACCTGGGCAACGATTTCGTGTCCATTGTCTACAATGACTCTGGCGAGGACTTCAAGCTCGGCACCATCAAG GGCCAGTTCAACTTTGTCCACGTGATCATCACCCCGCTGGACTATGAGTGCAACCTGGTGTCCCTGCAGTGCAGGAAAG ACATGGAGGGCCTTGTGGACACCAGCGTGGCCAAGATCGTGTCTGACCGCAACCTGCCTTTTGTGGCCCGTCAGATGGCCCTGCATGCAAAC ATGGCCTCACAGGTGCACCACAGCCGCTCCAACCCCACCGACATCTACCCCTCCAAGTGGATTGCCCGGCTCCGCCACATCAAGAGACTCCGCCAGCGG ATCTGCGAGGAAGCCGCCTACTCCAACCCCAGCCTGCCTCTGGTGCACCCCCCATCCCATACCAAAGGGCCTGCACAGACTCCAGCCGAGCCCACGCCTGGCTACGAGATGGGCCAGCGGAAGCGCCTCATCTCCTCTGTGGAGGACTTCACCGAGTTCGTGTGA